The following proteins are encoded in a genomic region of Ostrea edulis unplaced genomic scaffold, xbOstEdul1.1 scaffold_67, whole genome shotgun sequence:
- the LOC130051166 gene encoding uncharacterized protein LOC130051166 produces MCVHVFGNRPSPAVATYGLRHCVEDSTCDESVKQFVTRNFYVDDGLASFPTVSEAVDTLRRTQRALLHGGNLRLHKIASNSEKVMLQFSTLDLAKSIENLDLDRENLPIHHSLGLRWDLARDTFTYKAAEDRKPFTKRGLLSTVNGLFDPQGFIAPIVLNGKLIMREAFSGDESWDDPLQSRTMNAWTSWLEQLSSLDAVHIPRCILPVSFSECVRKTLHIFCDASEKAVAACAYLRSMTVDEEVHIGFVFGKCKVAPKSGHTIPRLELCASVLAVELGEMLSRELGLPLEVIEYYTDSKVVLGYLSNEHQRFYVYVCNRVSRIRKSSSPSQWNYVATHDNPADQGTRGLLHEQLCGSLWLQGPNFLRENNEKEFAK; encoded by the exons ATGTGTGTGCATGTGTTCGGCAACCGGCCGTCTCCAGCCGTTGCCACTTACGGACTACGCCATTGTGTTGAGGACAGTACCTGTGATGAAAGTGTGAAACAGTTTGTCACAAGAAATTTTTATGTAGACGATGGGCTTGCATCTTTTCCCACTGTGAGTGAAGCTGTCGACACTCTGAGAAGAACCCAGAGAGCTCTCCTGCATGGTGGAAATCTACGATTACATAAAATCGCCTCAAACAGCGAAAAAGTCATGCTACAGTTTTCAACTTTAGACCTAGCCAAATCAATTGAAAATCTGGATCTGGATCGAGAAAACTTACCCATTCACCACAGTCTTGGCCTACGTTGGGACCTCGCCAGAGATACCTTTACCTACAAAGCCGCGGAGGACCGGAAGCCTTTCACGAAGAGAGGATTGCTATCCACTGTGAATGGTTTGTTCGATCCTCAAGGGTTCATTGCGCCAATTGTTCTAAATGGAAAACTGATAATGAGAGAAGCTTTCAGTGGAGATGAGAGTTGGGATGATCCCTTACAATCCCGAACTATGAATGCTTGGACATCATGGTTAGAGCAGCTGAGTAGTCTAGACGCAGTTCACATCCCGCGGTGTATCCTGCCTGTGTCGTTTTCTGAGTGTGTCAGAAAGACATTGCATATTTTTTGTGACGCTTCGGAGAAAGCAGTTGCTGCATGTGCTTATCTCAGAAGTATGACTGTTGATGAGGAAGTACATATTGGATTTGTGTTTGGCAAATGCAAAGTTGCGCCAAAAAGTGGACACACCATTCCAAGGCTCGAGCTTTGTGCCTCTGTTCTCGCAGTTGAACTTGGAGAGATGCTGTCAAGGGAACTAGGTTTACCATTGGAAGTCATTGAATATTACACGGACAGTAAGGTAGTGCTCGGCTATCTGTCCAACGAGCATCAGCGCTTTTATGTGTACGTGTGCAACCGTGTCTCCAGAATTCGTAAGAGTTCTTCTCCATCTCAGTGGAACTATGTGGCGACACATGACAACCCTGCAGATCAAGGAACCCGTGGCCTTCTACATGAACAATTATGTGGAAGCTTGTGGTTACAAGGACCAAATTTCCTCAGAGAAAACAACGAAAAGGAGT TTGCTAAATAA